A stretch of the Dioscorea cayenensis subsp. rotundata cultivar TDr96_F1 chromosome 4, TDr96_F1_v2_PseudoChromosome.rev07_lg8_w22 25.fasta, whole genome shotgun sequence genome encodes the following:
- the LOC120258759 gene encoding uncharacterized protein LOC120258759, with translation MNSERNWMYARLKDGFLNPDFLRGINGFIEFARMHPECMDGIKIKCPCNHRKCQNRAFWDENTVRYHLMKYGFVSYYYQWIHHGEPSEPYIDIHGEQGVTPKATSAGPSSYNMYEQMVIDAAGLDFSPTYMDEPPNAAAKKLFDMLRAANQELWPGCENHSQLSAVARMLNMKAEHHLSERCFNDFCQFLKEILPSDNAIPSNFYNTKKLVQGLGLPVEKIHCCLNGCMIYWGGDTELMTCKICGHPRYKRRQGSSFKKKKDIPYKKMYYFPLTTRLQRLYASNATAKEMRWHAEHDLEEGVMRHCSTES, from the coding sequence atgaattcaGAAAGGAATTGGATGTACGCTAGGCTTAAAGATGGTTTTCTAAACCCTGATTTTTTACGAGGTATCAATGGCTTCATTGAGTTTGCAAGAATGCACCCAGAATGTATGGATggaattaaaatcaaatgtccatgCAATCATCGTAAATGTCAAAATCGTGCATTTTGGGATGAAAATACTGTTAGGTATCATCTAATGAAGTATGGATTTGTAAGCTACTATTACCAATGGATTCACCATGGAGAACCTAGTGAGCCATATATCGACATTCATGGTGAACAGGGTGTAACCCCTAAGGCTACAAGTGCTGGACCATCATCATATAATATGTATGAACAAATGGTCATAGATGCTGCAGGGCTTGATTTCTCACCTACTTATATGGATGAGCCTCCAAATGCGGCAGCTAAAAAATTGTTTGATATGTTAAGAGCCGCCAACCAAGAGCTATGGCCAGGATGTGAAAATCACTCACAACTATCAGCAGTTGCAAGAATGTTAAATATGAAGGCAGAACATCATTTATCTGAAAGATGTTTCAATGACTTTTgtcaatttttgaaagaaatattaCCGTCCGATAATGCAATACCAAGTAACTTTTACAACACAAAGAAATTAGTTCAAGGCTTGGGTCTACCAGTTGAGAAGATTCATTGTTGTCTTAATGGATGCATGATATACTGGGGAGGAGATACTGAACTAATGACTTGCAAAATTTGTGGACATCCTAGATATAAGCGTCGACAAGGTAGCtcatttaaaaagaagaaagatattCCATACAAGAAAATGTATTACTTTCCTTTAACAACAAGGCTACAAAGATTATATGCATCAAATGCAAcagcaaaagaaatgagatggCATGCGGAGCATGACCTTGAAGAAGGGGTGATGCGCCATTGTTCGACAGAATCATGA